The following proteins are encoded in a genomic region of Aerococcaceae bacterium DSM 111021:
- the abc-f gene encoding ABC-F type ribosomal protection protein: protein MILLQANDVARRFADVTLYENVSFNIQTNDRIALVGRNGAGKSTLINQIMKTEPISEGEITRARDLRVGYLEQHVSIDSDRSIWDEMLNVFSDTLALRDKAEAAAERVAELSEDWESKEYQDALSTYDSIQNQLSESNAYGVESEIRTVLHGFRFYESDYDRPVQSLSGGQKTRLALARILLMSYDLLILDEPTNHLDMETLSWLEGYLRGYRGALLIVSHDRYFLNKVANQVIELRNNTLHTYKGNYDFYLKDKALRLEQEWRVYQKQQVEIEKLEDFVAKNIVRASTTKRAQSRRKKLEKMDRIEKPKQDAKAPRIEFSANKESGARVIEARNLTVGYDQPIAENLSMDLRRQDAIAIVGPNGVGKTTFLKTILNQIPALEGEVDFGSNVEIGYYDQNVNQLDGNQTVLETLWQAQDTTDEWKVRSILGSFLFSGEAVEKKVSMLSGGEKARLSLALLATDHDNTLLLDEPTNHLDIDSKEVLEDALIDYDGTLLFVSHDRYFINRIATNILEITPEGATLYLGDYDYYIEKKRELEEIEALRDNGEKNTAEAPKKEMSQNQFSYEETKTLKKDLRKLQAKVDESMEESELMDELITKLEADMITASEANDQPRLADLNQELIAANERQSSAMEQWEQASIELESFMEEHPGIEI, encoded by the coding sequence ATGATTTTACTACAAGCTAATGACGTGGCTCGTCGCTTCGCTGATGTGACGCTGTACGAGAACGTTTCTTTTAATATCCAAACCAATGACCGCATCGCTCTAGTTGGGCGAAATGGTGCGGGGAAATCAACTTTAATCAACCAAATTATGAAAACCGAACCCATCTCTGAAGGGGAAATTACCCGTGCGCGCGATTTGCGTGTCGGCTACTTAGAACAACATGTGTCGATTGATTCCGACCGATCAATTTGGGATGAAATGCTGAACGTCTTCTCCGACACTTTAGCTCTTCGTGACAAAGCTGAAGCAGCGGCCGAGCGCGTCGCGGAGTTAAGTGAAGATTGGGAATCCAAAGAATATCAAGATGCTTTAAGCACTTACGACAGCATCCAAAATCAATTATCGGAATCCAATGCCTACGGCGTCGAATCTGAAATCCGGACCGTTTTACATGGCTTCCGTTTCTATGAGAGCGACTACGACCGACCAGTCCAATCGCTTTCCGGCGGGCAAAAAACGAGACTGGCCTTAGCTCGTATCCTACTAATGTCTTATGATTTATTAATCTTAGACGAGCCGACAAACCACTTGGACATGGAAACGTTGAGCTGGCTGGAAGGTTACTTACGCGGTTACCGCGGAGCGCTTCTAATCGTGTCGCATGACCGTTACTTCTTAAATAAAGTGGCCAACCAAGTCATCGAACTGCGTAACAACACGCTTCACACGTACAAGGGGAATTATGATTTTTATTTGAAAGATAAAGCTTTGCGCCTTGAACAAGAATGGCGTGTCTACCAAAAGCAACAAGTCGAAATTGAAAAACTCGAAGACTTTGTAGCGAAAAATATCGTCCGAGCGTCAACAACCAAACGCGCACAAAGCCGCCGTAAAAAATTAGAAAAAATGGACCGTATCGAGAAGCCGAAACAAGACGCCAAAGCACCGCGAATTGAATTCAGTGCCAACAAAGAAAGTGGCGCCCGCGTTATCGAAGCGCGCAACTTAACCGTTGGCTACGACCAACCGATTGCCGAGAACTTAAGCATGGACTTACGTCGCCAAGATGCGATTGCGATTGTCGGACCCAACGGGGTTGGTAAAACGACTTTCTTGAAGACGATTTTAAATCAAATTCCTGCCTTAGAGGGTGAAGTGGACTTTGGAAGTAATGTCGAAATTGGCTACTATGACCAAAATGTCAATCAATTAGACGGCAACCAAACCGTCCTCGAAACGCTTTGGCAAGCTCAAGACACAACAGACGAATGGAAAGTTCGCTCGATTTTAGGTAGTTTTTTATTCAGTGGCGAAGCTGTCGAGAAGAAAGTTTCAATGTTAAGCGGGGGCGAAAAAGCCCGTTTAAGTCTAGCGCTTCTAGCAACGGATCACGATAATACACTTCTACTCGATGAGCCGACCAACCACTTGGACATCGATAGCAAGGAAGTGTTGGAAGACGCCCTCATCGATTACGACGGGACCCTACTGTTCGTCTCGCATGACCGCTACTTTATCAACCGCATCGCCACCAATATATTGGAGATTACACCCGAAGGCGCAACGCTTTACCTAGGGGATTACGACTACTATATCGAGAAAAAACGCGAGCTTGAAGAGATAGAAGCCTTACGAGACAATGGTGAAAAGAATACTGCGGAAGCACCCAAAAAAGAAATGTCACAAAACCAATTCAGCTACGAAGAAACCAAGACCCTCAAAAAAGACTTGCGCAAACTTCAAGCCAAAGTCGACGAGTCAATGGAAGAAAGCGAATTGATGGATGAGTTGATCACGAAGCTTGAAGCGGATATGATCACAGCCAGTGAGGCCAACGATCAACCTAGATTAGCCGACCTCAACCAAGAGTTGATTGCAGCCAACGAGCGCCAATCAAGTGCGATGGAACAATGGGAACAAGCAAGTATTGAACTTGAAAGCTTTATGGAAGAACATCCAGGGATTGAGATATAG
- a CDS encoding NERD domain-containing protein codes for MEKPIELVYMEILNERCVLVGSDKWVLVNGRNGYIGEVQLEKIALEVLPNGVILMMDLNFEKKYGDTQIDAVIVSKTGIHMFEVKNLSGQYEYRDGVWRNKGWKLKRDFFTQMKRAGEIFEGVVSEINIRAEIEPKLVLINEEDTVAIFDERVEGQYLKRWQVKEYIRQLDQDASWGTSWVPEEVVKRLKEQTTDRVVPKKRPVEVDVKGVYRGIVCCGCGGYEMDVESKRYHVSCRTCGYQESKEKAVLRTICDLAILDYDEPLRKTILDYYKNNQEIQNTIKLVFKKHFKLIKVGRSANYINPMKRMDDAFKGVKFKYRDYGD; via the coding sequence ATGGAAAAACCGATTGAATTAGTTTACATGGAGATATTGAATGAGCGGTGTGTATTAGTCGGAAGCGATAAGTGGGTGTTAGTTAATGGTCGAAATGGGTATATTGGGGAAGTACAGTTAGAAAAGATTGCTTTAGAGGTACTCCCGAATGGGGTGATTCTAATGATGGATTTAAATTTTGAAAAGAAGTACGGAGATACGCAAATTGATGCGGTGATTGTATCGAAGACAGGGATTCATATGTTTGAGGTGAAGAACTTGAGTGGCCAGTATGAGTACCGAGACGGGGTTTGGAGAAATAAAGGTTGGAAATTAAAGCGAGATTTCTTTACTCAAATGAAGCGAGCGGGAGAGATATTTGAAGGGGTAGTAAGTGAGATAAACATCCGGGCTGAAATTGAGCCTAAATTGGTGTTGATTAATGAAGAGGATACGGTGGCAATTTTTGATGAGCGAGTGGAGGGGCAGTATTTGAAGCGGTGGCAAGTGAAGGAGTACATTCGCCAATTGGACCAGGACGCTAGTTGGGGGACGAGTTGGGTTCCGGAAGAAGTGGTGAAGCGGTTAAAAGAGCAAACGACGGATCGGGTGGTTCCCAAAAAGCGGCCGGTTGAGGTGGATGTGAAAGGGGTGTACCGCGGGATTGTATGTTGTGGGTGCGGTGGGTATGAGATGGATGTTGAGTCAAAAAGGTATCATGTAAGCTGTCGGACGTGTGGTTACCAGGAGTCGAAAGAAAAGGCGGTGCTTCGGACGATATGCGACTTGGCGATATTGGATTATGATGAGCCGCTTCGAAAAACCATACTTGATTACTATAAAAATAATCAGGAAATCCAGAACACAATTAAGTTGGTATTCAAAAAACATTTTAAACTGATAAAGGTTGGTCGCTCTGCAAATTATATTAATCCTATGAAGCGAATGGATGATGCCTTTAAGGGAGTAAAGTTCAAGTATAGGGATTATGGCGACTGA
- the tsaD gene encoding tRNA (adenosine(37)-N6)-threonylcarbamoyltransferase complex transferase subunit TsaD gives MSESLILAIESSCDETSVAVIQDGREILSNIVASQIKSHMRFGGVVPEVASRHHVEQITQVIDMALEESGHDVDEMDAVAVTQGPGLVGALLVGVTAGKALAMVHDKPLLAVNHLAGHIYASQLVKPLQFPLMALIVSGGHTELVYMKEEFNFEIIGETQDDAVGEAYDKVGRILDLPYPAGKYLDELAGKGNPDAYAIPRAMMHEDNFDFSFSGMKSAVMNTVHNANQRGEEVVPADLAASFQAAAVEVLVEKTSKALREHPEVRQFILAGGVAANSGLRSALTERLAQEFPEVELIIPPLKLCGDNAAMIGASAHHMYADRDFSELDINAMPGLMLGE, from the coding sequence GTGAGTGAATCTTTAATTTTGGCGATTGAGTCGAGTTGTGATGAGACGAGTGTGGCGGTTATTCAAGATGGGCGCGAGATTTTGTCGAACATTGTCGCTTCTCAAATTAAAAGTCATATGCGTTTTGGTGGGGTTGTGCCGGAAGTGGCGAGCCGTCACCATGTTGAGCAGATTACGCAAGTGATTGATATGGCTTTGGAAGAAAGTGGTCATGACGTTGATGAGATGGACGCAGTGGCGGTGACGCAGGGGCCCGGGCTCGTTGGTGCTCTCTTAGTTGGGGTGACTGCTGGGAAAGCTTTGGCGATGGTGCATGATAAACCTTTGTTGGCGGTGAATCACTTGGCGGGGCATATTTATGCGAGCCAGTTAGTGAAGCCACTACAGTTTCCACTGATGGCATTGATTGTCAGCGGTGGGCATACGGAACTTGTGTATATGAAAGAAGAATTCAACTTTGAAATCATCGGTGAAACGCAAGATGATGCGGTTGGTGAAGCCTATGACAAAGTTGGGCGGATCTTAGATTTACCTTACCCTGCTGGGAAATATTTAGATGAGTTGGCAGGTAAAGGGAATCCAGATGCTTACGCGATTCCGCGTGCGATGATGCATGAAGATAATTTTGACTTTAGTTTTTCTGGAATGAAGAGTGCAGTCATGAATACGGTACATAACGCGAATCAGCGCGGTGAGGAAGTTGTTCCTGCGGATTTGGCGGCGAGTTTCCAAGCAGCTGCAGTGGAAGTGCTAGTTGAAAAGACGTCGAAAGCATTGCGTGAACATCCAGAAGTGCGTCAGTTTATCTTAGCCGGTGGGGTCGCGGCCAACTCTGGCTTGCGAAGTGCGTTGACTGAGCGATTGGCCCAAGAGTTTCCGGAAGTGGAATTGATCATTCCGCCACTTAAATTATGCGGAGATAATGCTGCGATGATTGGTGCGAGTGCACATCATATGTATGCGGACCGTGATTTTAGTGAATTAGATATTAATGCGATGCCTGGCTTGATGTTGGGTGAGTAG
- a CDS encoding GNAT family N-acetyltransferase — protein MLKSGERAFIIESLPDFGWSPAQFESEVSNRFIRYWFLRDGEMLQGYVAGQVLFGELEVLRVYIHPHFRGRRLGHILLEKALEDVDSAFLEVRSQHKFAIKLYQSVGFELVSLRENYYSHPVDDAVNMVWRKEE, from the coding sequence ATGCTTAAGTCGGGGGAGCGCGCGTTTATAATTGAAAGTTTACCTGACTTTGGTTGGAGTCCGGCGCAGTTTGAGAGTGAAGTGTCGAACCGTTTTATCCGGTATTGGTTTTTACGTGATGGGGAAATGCTCCAAGGATACGTTGCTGGGCAAGTGTTGTTTGGTGAATTGGAAGTGTTGCGTGTCTATATACATCCGCATTTTCGTGGACGCCGCTTGGGACATATTTTGTTGGAGAAGGCTTTGGAAGATGTGGACAGTGCTTTTCTAGAGGTTCGCAGTCAGCACAAATTCGCGATTAAATTGTACCAGAGTGTCGGGTTTGAGTTGGTTTCATTGAGGGAGAATTATTATTCGCATCCGGTGGATGATGCGGTGAATATGGTTTGGCGAAAGGAGGAATAG
- the rimI gene encoding ribosomal protein S18-alanine N-acetyltransferase, which yields MQEIIRRIQNARQANHVVMDRLGPLIEQEPLWNHADQSFSIRLASGEDLPHFIALEDDAYNGFHAWTKHDFERDWFRNPYCVYILVEDTTNKEVVAMISGRFLAKGAHISHLLVREKYQNQRLGSKLLNLWIRMAQVEEVPQITLEVRESNAVAQKLYYGQDFKKESIKKNYYSDNKETAFLLRREMIDA from the coding sequence ATGCAGGAGATTATTAGACGAATTCAAAATGCGAGACAGGCGAATCATGTGGTCATGGACCGACTTGGGCCACTCATCGAGCAAGAGCCGTTATGGAATCATGCAGATCAGTCGTTTAGCATCCGGCTTGCTAGTGGCGAGGACTTGCCGCATTTTATAGCTTTAGAAGATGATGCCTACAATGGTTTCCATGCGTGGACAAAGCATGATTTTGAACGCGACTGGTTTAGAAATCCTTATTGTGTCTACATATTAGTGGAAGATACGACGAATAAAGAGGTTGTCGCTATGATATCCGGACGTTTTCTAGCTAAGGGAGCGCATATTAGTCATTTGTTAGTGCGGGAGAAATACCAAAACCAGCGCCTAGGTTCAAAATTGCTGAATCTTTGGATTCGCATGGCGCAAGTGGAAGAAGTGCCGCAGATTACGCTGGAAGTGCGTGAGTCGAACGCAGTGGCGCAAAAATTATATTACGGGCAAGATTTTAAGAAGGAATCAATCAAAAAGAATTATTACTCGGATAACAAGGAAACGGCGTTTTTATTGAGACGCGAGATGATCGATGCTTAA